The window CGGCGGCAGCCCCGGCACCACGATGATGCGCGAGTTCCAGCGGTCCCCCAGCGTGGCGATGGCCCAGTAGCGCAGCCCCTGCGCCACCACCGCGCCCCCCAGCGCCGCCCAGCCCCACGCTCCCGGGAAGGGCGTGTCGAGCACCAGCACCTCGGCCACGCAGGCCCCGAGGAACAGCGTGTGGAACACCACCATGAAGCGGTAGTGGCCCTGGCCCGTCTCCACGCCCCCCCGCGCGAAGGCGCGCGTGGCGTTGCGCTTGGACAGCACCAGCTCCACCAGGCGCTCCGCCACCAGCAGCGCCATGAAGCCCAGGAAGACGGCGTGGGTGGAGGTCACCATCGCAGCAGCACCATCTCCGCGCAGAAGCCCGGACCCATGGCCATCATCAATCCCCAGTCCCCGGGACGCGCCCCGGCGGACTCCAGCGTCTCGCCCAGCACGAAGAGCACCGACGCCGAGGAGAGGTTGCCCACCTCCCGCAGCGACGCCCACGAGCGCTCCAGCGTCGCCGCCTCCAGCTCCAGCGCCTCCTCGAAGGCCTTCAGCACCTTGGGTCCGCCCGTGTGCGCCACCCAGTGCCGGATGTCCTTGCGGCTCAGCCCGTGCTCGGCGAGGAAGCCCTCCACGTTGCCCCGGATGTGGTCCTTCACGAGATTTGGCACCTTGGCCGACAGCACCACCTTGAAGCCGGAGTCCACCACGTCCCAGCCCATCACCCGCTCCGTGTCCGGGTAGAACACCGAGCGCGACGCCACCACCCTCGGCCCCCTCGGGCCTGGCACCGCCCCACCCCGCAGCACCGCGCAGGCCGCGCCGTCACCGAAGAGGCCGGAGGCGATGATGTTGGGGATGGACAGGTCCTCGCGCTGCAGCGTCAGCGAGCACAGCTCCGTGGCGATGACGAGCGCCGTGTGCGTGGGGAAGGCCCGCAGGTAGTCCGCCGCCCGCGCCAGCCCGGCCGCGCCCGCCACGCACCCCAGGCCGAACAGCGGCGTGCGCTTGAAGTCGTCCCGGAAGTGCACGCGGTTGGCCACCCGCGCCTCGATGCTCGGCGTGGCGATGCCCGTCACCGTGACGAAGAAGACGTGGTCCACGTCTCGCGGCGTGAGCTCCGCCTTCACCAGCGCCTGGCGCACCACCGTCTCGCTCAGCTCCGTGGCCACGCGCGTCCAGGCGTCGTTGCGCTGCTGGAAGGTGACGAGCGGCGGGTACGCGTCAATCGGCAGCGCGAGGTAGCGGCCTCCCACCTGCACGGCGCGGTGCAGGTCCTCCAGCCGCTCCAGGTTGAAGTGGCGCTTCGCCCACAGCTCCCGGAAGGCCGCGATGAGCTGCTCCTGCGTGGCGTAGTGGGGGGGAAGGGCACGACCTACCGCACGGAGGAAAGGCGCGCTGTCCTGGCCTGAGGTGCTGCTGAGCATGAAGTTCTCGGTGGCTTTCCGACGGTCGGGGGGCCTCAGGATTAACCGGCGGCCGCGTCCAGCGCGATACGCCGCGAGCGCACTTGAACGCCCCCGGACTCGGCCCCCGCGCCAGTGTTGCACGGTGGACGTGAACCCCGGACCCCGGAAAGTCGTCAGACGTTCGCTGTCACACGGGAGACACGGCACGTTGACAGCGGAGCAAGCCGCCGCAAAGCCCCCACAGACCTTGAACGAAGCTTCGACCTGCCGCGCGCGGCCCGGCGGCGGGGCTCATTCGAACCGGTAGCCCTTGGGCACCACGACGATGCCGGACTCCGTCACCGTGAAGCCGCGCGCCTTGTCGGCCTCCAGGTCGAAGCCAATCTTCGCGTTGGGCGGCACCCGCACGCCCTTGTCGATGATGGCGTTCTTCACCTGGGCATGCCGG of the Pyxidicoccus xibeiensis genome contains:
- a CDS encoding type III polyketide synthase translates to MLSSTSGQDSAPFLRAVGRALPPHYATQEQLIAAFRELWAKRHFNLERLEDLHRAVQVGGRYLALPIDAYPPLVTFQQRNDAWTRVATELSETVVRQALVKAELTPRDVDHVFFVTVTGIATPSIEARVANRVHFRDDFKRTPLFGLGCVAGAAGLARAADYLRAFPTHTALVIATELCSLTLQREDLSIPNIIASGLFGDGAACAVLRGGAVPGPRGPRVVASRSVFYPDTERVMGWDVVDSGFKVVLSAKVPNLVKDHIRGNVEGFLAEHGLSRKDIRHWVAHTGGPKVLKAFEEALELEAATLERSWASLREVGNLSSASVLFVLGETLESAGARPGDWGLMMAMGPGFCAEMVLLRW
- a CDS encoding isoprenylcysteine carboxyl methyltransferase family protein, with translation MVTSTHAVFLGFMALLVAERLVELVLSKRNATRAFARGGVETGQGHYRFMVVFHTLFLGACVAEVLVLDTPFPGAWGWAALGGAVVAQGLRYWAIATLGDRWNSRIIVVPGLPPVTGGPYRFLRHPNYVAVVLELACVPLIHGAWRTALLFSVGNAALLFVRIRAEEAALGDAYAREFAHRPRFIPEVRRD